TGGCATGTAGCGCTTGATAACAAGCAGCATGATGATGCCCACAAAGTCCTGCAAATCCAGTGATGACACAATTATCCACGGCAACAACCCAATCCTGAAGTGTAAGCAAAGCAGCATCAAAATTACCAAGGACAAATACTATTGAATACTCTTATAAAAAAAGGGCAGCCCAGAGtgtatgtagctcccgcttgcgcagggtccggggaagggtccgactactttgggtctatagtacgcagcctttccctacatttctgtaagaggctcttTCCAGGACTCTTATATTATTGAATACTATTATATTCCAGAAATATATTTCGGTCTGTACCTTATAGTCTTCTGGTTTTAGACTGTTATCAGCAATAATAGCAAAGCCTTTCTTATTTGCATCATGTATAAACAATACATGTTAAAGGAGCCGATGATATGAAGAATAACATCAAGTACCACATCGAACAACCCACCCTAACTACTGGAACAGACAAATCATGCTCAGTCTATACAACAACGTTAATATATGCAGCAAACAATATAAGAGAAAAGTTGTTGAGAAGATGGGATAAAATTTATGTTCGATTAGGCGCTTATTCAGTGGAGCTAATGCAATCTATGTTCAATTCAATACAATATAGACTAGAAGTATATCAAAATGGAAGATATACATAAGAGGAATACCAATTGCATAAGAGGTAAGATGGCAGTGAAAGATTAAAAAAAAACACTGAACAAAGGAGCGACTTCATATTGGCTCGGCTTCATGTTTAAACTGTAAAGGGTGATGATTCGGTTTCATTGGAATAAGATGTGGTGAGACTGACGCACTTGCCTTTCAAAACGAATAGGGAATTGATTTGTTCATGTCAAGTGCTAAGTGATTCAGCAAAAAGTACAAGGGGCGGTAACAACTACAACTAACTCCCTTCCCAGCATCCACCATCTACAGCATAGATTTTCTTCCCTTTCCGCGGCCTGTAACAACCACAACTCTCAGCCTTTTCTTCTTTACATAGATATGCTCTCCTGCGTGAAATATTCAAAAAAGCTCTGAGTCAGGCGTCTGTCCCTTATAAAAAGAAGTATCTAGAGCACTTTCTAAGTGACGGCCCAGGACCTAAACAACCCAGAAAAGATAGAATCTACCCGTGATGAATATAAATTATCAAATCACCACTATATTAATCTATCAACCATAACCGGATCATCTCCAATTCCTTAGAAAAGAGAATGCATGGTTGTTCATTCCACGCACTGAATCGGCACATGAGAAGCACCTAGCATCACAAGCTGCTGGAATTAATCATCAGGACAAAAGGACAGTTCTGATTCTCCTAATTATGTCGATCTCTGACTAATTAATTAGTAATTACTAGCCAATGAGCGCGAATACAATGACGATGGAGTATGAGTATGAAACAACAATGATGATGATTGACAACACAGCACAGAACTAACATGTTAAACCACTGAAGCTAGAAGCTTAGGTTTTCCTGCAGTTGAAGATCAATCATATCTAGTCTAAAAGATCCTACCAAAACAAGGAGatgtattttatatggtttttagcCTACACTCTTGCAATTCCTTTCTTATCCACACTCGAATCCCTTTGATCCTTGCTTTTGATCTTACAACACCTTTCCCTGCATTGTCTGGGGTATGTCCTTCTAGAAAGATCCTTCCTCGTAGAGATTATTTGGCTCTGAGGGACATTGCCCTGACACACATAACCAGCGTCCCCCGCGTCGCCGTCCCTGGTGGCGACGGGGGAACCCAGTTCCGGCGCCTTACACCCTTCCCACCTCCCTCCCCACCTCGCCGCCACCGGAGGAATGGCCGGCGAAGCCGGCGCCGGCTCCCGGGATGGTGGCGGTGGGGCGAGACCGCTCCCTTTCGGTGGTGAGGGTCCGGATCTGAGGCGGCGGCCTCGTTGGTGCGGACGGCGCTCCTCCGGCGGCGGGGAGTGCTCGTCGGTGAGGTAGGCCGGATCCCCTCGACTGCGCAGGCAGCGAGGTCCCGGTGGGCGCAGGTCATGGCGCGGGGAGGCCCCGGGCTCCCCTCGTCAGATCGGAGGCGATCCTGGTCTGCTCGTGATGCATGACCTCCGGCCGGCCTGGATCTCCAGCGTACACGCGCCTGCTGATGTTGTGGATGGTTCGATGGTGGAGGCAGGGCGCTtggccgggggaaacccttggccgccggtggcggtcacggcgtcgatggcgtcccggacgccattccctccttggtggcggcgccgaggctaaacctcccctgcctccccccttcccctgcgcccgggtgaaaaccctagccccggtggctaagcggcggcggcgccacagcgtcgtcaccttcttgaaggcgccgactTGGGCATGGGGATGCTGGGTGTGCATGGCGAGCTTGTCTGGTTCCTGGTGGCGGCCCGCCTGACTACTGCGTCGCAGCTTCGGGCAGTGTCTCGGGGCTGCGGTGCTTCTCTTCCGGCCGTGTCTCCGTTGGGGACCTCGCCCTTCCTCACCTTGTACATGCcgtggtggagcggtacttcatctcactcattgatggcggcgaagatcggcggcatggcgctgtggaggctcgccgcccgatgcgcggagatggactcgcgcaggaggaggttgctgtctggcatcatggtgacgtcgatggcagagtggccagtcaaggtagaagcctcaatatgatctgaagacggacctgtggaagatggcggtgacgacacacgagtgcgtctgaccggattgtgccccagacccggtatgtggctcggctggggctttcgAATATGTTTCggtttccggcttttgatgttaggcttaggtgagtggtttgggtagtggcccagctagcaccccttcatcattttggatagaAGTAGCGGCATGTGTTGCCAAGACGGTGAATTCAGACTCATTGTTGTAATATTTTGTAAGGTcctgagaataatcaataaagtggtcgtatgcatctcccagatgcaaaggccgggggtcatccttcttttctaaaaaaaaactaaCTAAACTAGACATGCGGACGCCACTTATATGCCATTTACATCCATAGTCACCAGCTAGGCACGGCGGTCCATCCATGTGCGTGTGAACCGTAGCGACGTTGGAATATCAGAGCTGTCGAACGTGTTCCACGCTGCGCGGGCGTGTATACATACTCGCGAGGCCGCGACCCAACCTCTCAAACCTCATCGACCATCCATCCATCAGCTACTCAAACAGTGAGTGAGTAGCTGCTCCAGCTCTAGTACGTACTCAACCTCACACACCGACATACGCCCATCGATCAGCTAGCAGTTAACCAGCAATGTCCACCATGTCATGCTCCTCTAACCTCTCGCTCAACGCCCGCGCCCTCCCAGGCAGCGCTGCCGCCAGCCGGAGCGTGCCCCCAGCCGGCCGCCTGCTCCTCCCGCAAGGATCTCCCACCGGCACCCGCGGAGCGCACGGCTGTCGGCCGCGCCGCCTGTCTCATGTCACGTCGGCGGTGTCAGCCGACGAAGCGCCACCGACCAAGGAGAAGAAGGCGGACTCCTTCGTCGGAGACATGGAACGTGGCACCCTGGCCGAGGATTCCGGCCGCTCCGACGGCGAGCTGACGTCGCGGTGGCGGGAGATGCACGGCTGCAACGACTGGGACGGCCTGCTGGACCCCATCGACAGGACGCTCCGCGGGGAGCTCATCCGGTACGGCGAGTTCTCGCAGGCCTGCTACGACTCCTTCGACTACGACCGATACTCCCGCTACGCCGGCACCTGCAAGTACCCCCAGGAGTCCTTCTTCAAGGAcgtcggcctcgccggcgtcggtTACCAGGTCGCCCGCTACCTCTACGCCACCTCCCACGCCCGCTTCCCCAGCTTCGGCGTCCGGAAGCACAACCCCAGCGACGACAGGATGTGGAGCGAGACGGGCACCTTCATCGGCTTCATCGCCGTGTCCACCGACGAGGAGACGGCCCGCATCGGCCGCCGGGACATCGCCGTCGCCTGGCGAGGCACCGTCACAAAGCTCGAGTGGATCTCCGACATAACCGCGTTCCTCAAGCCTGTCGGCCAGTTCGGGCTGCCGTGCCCTGACCCCAGCGTCAAGGTGGAGGAGGGTTTCGCGGAGCTTTACACCAGCAAGAACCCGGATTGCAAGTACTGCAAATACTCGGCGCGAGAGCAGGTGCTCGCCGAGGTGCGGAAGCTGGTGGAGCGGTACACCGGGCAGGGCGAGGAGGTGAGCGTCACCGTCACA
The Triticum dicoccoides isolate Atlit2015 ecotype Zavitan chromosome 3A, WEW_v2.0, whole genome shotgun sequence genome window above contains:
- the LOC119270557 gene encoding phospholipase A1-Igamma1, chloroplastic-like, whose protein sequence is MSTMSCSSNLSLNARALPGSAAASRSVPPAGRLLLPQGSPTGTRGAHGCRPRRLSHVTSAVSADEAPPTKEKKADSFVGDMERGTLAEDSGRSDGELTSRWREMHGCNDWDGLLDPIDRTLRGELIRYGEFSQACYDSFDYDRYSRYAGTCKYPQESFFKDVGLAGVGYQVARYLYATSHARFPSFGVRKHNPSDDRMWSETGTFIGFIAVSTDEETARIGRRDIAVAWRGTVTKLEWISDITAFLKPVGQFGLPCPDPSVKVEEGFAELYTSKNPDCKYCKYSAREQVLAEVRKLVERYTGQGEEVSVTVTGHSLGAALAVLCAYDIAETRANVSTGGAKAPVCVFSYSGPRVGNPMFRERFEGELGVKALRILNVHDSVPKVPGIFTEAVLPMPLLRVAGALGLPSVYSHIGVELALDHKLSPFLKDVFDLACYHNLEAHLHLLDGYQGRGKEFKLGGRDPALVNKAADFLMDEHMVPDGWRQELNKGMVRTEDGRWMLPHRPRNVEEHPEDTDLHLAELGLAAAVTAKATAAATANV